The DNA region TTTTGTCCAAACTAAAATGTCCACCCACCGTCCTAGAAGATAGATTAAGTTGCATCAAAACTTACACACGTACATATTTTCACCTCTACAGACAAATtcattcaaaaaattaaaaagaaccgtttaatcaaacatacataGGCAACACAAACTGACGATGTATATGTACATAATCCAATCTCACCTCTCTTCCCAAAATCGACCAACAATaattaaccaaaaatttaagttaaatgaTACGCTATATACTTCACGCCCCCTTATTTCAAGAAGACTCACTTGTGCCTTGCAAGTTTGTTTTCTAGAACTTTAATCATAAATTCAGTATCGTTTCTGCTGTTTTATGAGATGTAGGCATATTAAAAGAAATTGGCCCTTCCTATAAAGGGTCGAAAATCAACTTAAATGTACAGGTGTttgaaaaaataacaaagaTAAATCCTAcatattttaattatcattataaatgtaGATGTGTTACCTATTTTACCGATAATCAAAAAGAATCCTGcataaatttaaacttttaattgatttttctcTTACATAAAATGTGTTTTGTCAcaatatgatattatttgtacAAATACTAATTTTTGGTATATAGTTCAGGCACAGCCCTCAAACTGTTGTGTAGCATCTGGCCCTTGGAAAACAACTTTTTGActatttataattgaaaaaattgctctaaataattcaacttatttttaattatttgtcaaTAATTTTacgttttgaaatttttttaataatttaatctttgttttcaatttgttgCCAATAGACCCTTTAAAAAATAACCTGTTATATTAGGTTACAtctcatcttcttccttctttataataattcaatctattTTTCATTATCTGTCAATAATCCcacatttagaattttttttaataatccaacctttgctttcagtttgttgccaatTGACCCTTCAAGAAGCAAAATAAAATTGCTATTATTTCCCAAGCTTATGAAGTTGAATGAGCAATTTCATTTAGCTTTTTGAAGAGTCCAtttgcaacaaaatgaaaacaatggtcagattactaaacaaaaattcaaaaggtgggattattggcaggtaatggaaaatagattggattattataaagaaggagaagatgagagATAACCTGATATAGCAGGTCATTTTCTAAAGAGTCCATTGGTAACAAACTCGaagtaaaggttggattattaaaatattttcaaaaggcAAGATTATTGACAggtaattaaaaatagattgaattatttagaataatttttcctttataataaatagaatttGTTGCTTGATCATTTTCGAAATGAAGTGAAGGTATGCTCAAAGACGAGTATTTATAACTATTAGCTTGatcttttaaattaagttgattTTAGACAAATTGTTTAAAATGTTTATTATTGTCAAAGTATTAAGTTAAGatgattattatgtttattgcaATGGATTATTATGGTTTGGACTAACATGTTTTATGTTGATGGGCAATTTAAGTTCAATTATATGAACTTATATTGAGACTACATGAAGTATACAATCACTATTATATATGCTTCACTTTCTTGAGGTAACCAATCTTGTTCAAggatatattgatatataattAGAATACTCTTAATATTTACTGTTGATGGCAATTTAAGGTCTTGTATCGAAGCTGTTGATGGcagttttgattataatttggACCTCATTATTTCCGTTACTTATGGCCAAATCCAAAGGTGTACATCCATTTTCATCCTTCTTGTTAAGTAGGAACATACCCTCCTTAGTGGTCAACAAATAATTAACTACAATTTTCAACTTGTTACATCGTTGTTTAGCAGATAAGTGCATGACCGTTCTTCCACGTTGATCTTCATAGAGTAATGAATTTGGGCATTTTGAATAAAACATCTTTAAAATGTCAATATGGCCGCCTAGACATGCCTTGTGAATCGGGTACGATTTATCTTTGTTTTGGTATTTTATTGATTTGAGATACCTTTCAAGGATGAAGCCCACCATGTTAACCAACCCATTGGATGCAGCATAAGATAGAGGAGTTAAGTCTTCTTCATCACAATGCTTCATTAGATCTGGTCCATACTTCACTATGGTTTTAAGTATTTCTGTCATAAGGAAAACACACGGCcatattatatagatattgaaatataaactttatattattatattagtaGAGCCTCTTACTAATTGGTTTTGTTACAGGCGCTGAGGTGATGGaatgttttaaaataaatttgttattaagaTTTGTACGTCGGCCGGCCACAAGATCCATATAAGAAGAGAGTTAACCACACATACGATGAAGTTTCATCTTCAAACCAACTGGTTATAGATCAAAAAGTTTCCCATCAAGTTTATATGTTAGTCATAGTCAATCTCTCTATTATTGTTCGGTGTGAGATCACATGGCGTAGAAGTGTTCAACGGGCTAGCTCATGGCGGGTCGGGTCAAAATTTAGAGGGGTTGAAACAGGGCGGATCATGTCAAATTTAAAAATGGGTCGGGGCGAGTCAAGACCCTTTTAAACCCAACCCACTTTGACCCATTTTTTAAACGTtcatataatagttttttttattctactttatgACTTGTTGGCTGGGTTGACCCACCTATGTATatgataatatcatataaaaattaaaaaaaagtggtaaattTCTTTTCACAACCAATTTCTATAATTATCCGACCTACCCGACCTTTTACACTAAGACCTGTTAATGACTGAATCCCTAATAACATGTTAAAATATGACCCGACCTTTGATCGTTGGGTCGACCCACCCCATTAAACACCTCTccatgtgggttatttttctaatatttgtAAACTTCAAATCTTATGAGAAAAATTATAACTACCTTGATTGTTGTTTTGAATGGCCTCACGAATAATTGATTTTCCTTGCTGCAAGTAACTAACTAAACCATCATCCCTACCCAACTTATGAAGCATACTCTCGATCAATTCCAAGTAATACTGCTGCGGAAAGTGCCTAACAGCCAAGTAAAGTGGAGAAATTTTAGAGTAATTTATGGTGTAAGACCCTTGCGGGTATTCCATAACCAAGTAAGAAGCAACCTCTTTATGCCCATTAATTACGGCAAGATGAAATGGTATATTTCCTGTTGAGGAGTCCATTTTCCATAGTAATTCCCTCTTTCGACAAACCGCCTCATGAGTTCTTTTAAGATTTCCGTTACTTGCTGCATTGTGGAGCTCCATGTCATTATTTTCACAACTACTCGCTCGTCGGATTATATTATTAGAACGTCGCCTTTTTGAATCGATGTGGACATCATTTGATCTGATGGGACGATAAACAAATATGTTGTTAATTATTATTcgtgaaattagggttttgccAGTGGATGTGATGATTTCAAAGGGAAATTGATCATGGCATTGAACAGGCATTATAGACAAGGGtgtaacaaatttttttttgttatggtAATTTTTATGTAGGtgatatttctaattatagGATGATTTATGGAATGGGCATGGTATATATATACGCTAAAGAGAGAAATGTAAATGCAATTGCACCAATATTGTAGGTCCTAAGAATGAAAAATTAGGGCGGTGAATGTTACGTACATAACATGTAAGCCTACGTCCTAAACACGTGTTCTACATGATAAGTTTTCAAGAAGCCGATCAAAGTAAATATTATTCATCTTATAACATGTTTTTAGGGGTCCTTTTTATATGTTGCTCTAAAGCCTAAAAATAAACGGGATGGCCCTGGCAAGCATTGTTGTTCATGGTATTTTATATGGGCCTAGGAAAATCGAAAGAACTGAATCCTCTCTATGGAGGGTTGATTATGAACTTTAACgggtatttgaaaaaaataataaagaaaaatcccataatttataattatcattataaatgtaGACATGTCatatactttttatttgttatattttattattagaattttCAGATATTAGCACCCTTTTAAATCTAGGCCCTAGACAAATATCTACCTTAGCTTGCCTATGGTCAGACCCTGGTTGTAAGTTGCAATTTGTTTTCTCTTTGCCTGTCATTGATCACATTCTTCTTGCCCTCTGATCTTATGAAGGGGTACAACCCTTACGGATATGGTTTGTATATCATCTACCCTTGAAAGTCGGATCTGGACTTTATAAGCGAGATTTAGTGCGTATAATGAGATGTATGATATGGCATGGTTACATTTGTGTGTCcatgatattatttgttttgtgtttatctttattgcattatttgtctcaacaaaataaattatgtagataattttataaaaatatcaaaataaaagaattcGGTTATAACTTAATGGGGACGGGACTAAGTATTTAAAAGACGAGGTTGtgcaaataaattaaatatatactataagagATATCAATATATTGTAGTCAactatttctaaaaatagattGTAGTAAAGGCCTAAAGCTCAATCCATAACAGATATAAAATTTTCTCAGTTTTGTGTTGTAACATTGTCCAAGTATGGAAAGAACGGAGCTTTCAGTACCTAATTTGAAGACGAATTAACCCTGATTGAACCCTAAAATGTGATTTTTGGCTAAAACAATTATCTGAGTATGTAAAGGTCTGACCTTTTACCTAGCTAGCTTGAATGTTAAATCCTAATTAAGCCCCGGAAATGACATTTTTGGGGAAAAAATGTCAAAGTTTGTAAAATTTCCAGCATTTACTTAGCTTGAAAGTTCAGTTTAATTAAACCCGGAAATGTGGTTGGGAAAAAAATCTTTTAAGTTTATCAAAGTACAAGTTTTCACTTAGTTTAAAAGTCAAACATGTCCATCTAAGTATGAAACTATCCGAGTGTAAACCTAGCTAAAACCAGGCCCATGTTAAgccaaaaaattcaattttgaaacAATTTGAAAAGCAAAAGTGGATATTTTACaaagatcaaaatgaagaaAAACATTTGAAATGTATAAATAAAGTCGGATAACGTccattaaatgaaaaaaaaaaataagtcgaCAAATACTCGATAAATTAATgagaaattatttaataataaataacagtTGTTTGATATGCTGAAAATAAACTCTCATATTGTctattcttaattaattatacccacctattaaatatatttgcaaaaaataaatcTACCTATTTTTATAACCATCTTCAAAGCTTATATTCATGATAAAGCAATTAGAATTTTCAGAGGTCCAAAAAGTCTAACTGTGCATACACGACAATATCATTCTTCAACAAATCACGCCTCAATTAACCCTTTTACGTATAGCTCCTATTTTATGAGATTGTCTCATCACGATAGAGATCAATATAATTAGTTAATATTTGTAATGAATttctttaagattgtaaatggtcaatttaaaattacaacTAATAAGTAATCAGATCGCTAGCTtaaagactataaaaagtgatcacttaaaaatcgttagtaatcattttaatgtcataaataatcactttaaaacaataaatatatattgagtcaattcaataaaaatagtcttactatattcatttgaaaatttgtgttttacATATAATAAAGGAGTAGTATAGGAGCAATGTTATGGGCTTGAACATCCAACATGTCCACCAAAACAATTTCTTCTTACAAAAAGCAATAACTCCAATTAGAGAACTTCTAAAAAACATTagtttttttgataaaataattttaaaataaaacattgGTCGAAGTTATTTCCCAAAACAAGTGTCTTATAATTCAAGTCGCTGGTCAGAACTTATTcattgttactaacaacaaatAAGAGAAAAGTTAGtcaaaaagttaattaaataaattttatttgctgttagtaacagcaaaaaattcttcaacaaattttttttaaaatagtcataattttaaaaagtaaaaaaaaaaaattaattcttaaaataaCGAACTAttgaatacatttttttttaatttgtggcTCATAACTCGTAAAGTTTGACTGATAATCCAAAATTACCCCGACCTtagaatattgaaaaaaaattgggttaaaTCTGATTGTAACCTGGACTTGACATTCTCGACAAGTTTTGTTAGTTTAGTTTCAATCTCAGGGCCTTTTGTAGTAACCTAAATTAGTTACTTCTGATTAAAAATTAAGTATGCTCGCTCCATCTCCCTGGAGCAGTCGAATGGTCAACAAAGAGTACTTCTGAATAGCTAACAACATAatttattctgatttttttgtagTAACCTAATTCATATTATCCCAAGCATACCAAAAAAAACTCACAATACATTTCACAAACTAAAACTAAATAAGATTATGTGCCACAATATCTAACAaaggtaataatattttacatttaccagttaaataaaacaaaaattgatgatcttaagaaaaatataattaaaatgactAATGTGGTCCATTCTTAGACTTATCACAAGCTAATAACATAAGGGTAAAGGGAATATGAAACAAATAACGTAAAAACTTATTCCTAATACGAGACAAAGGTAAAATGAGAGGGATATAAAAAATCAGAAGTGTAAATATAGAGAAGCCTCCTATAGATAAGACTGCAATACCTAACCGAGGAACTAACGTGTGAACCGTTACATAAAAACCTGATATGAATGCAAACAACATCATGGCTAGAGAGAATCCAAGCAAAGGCAGCGCAAAGCGCAGCGACAAGAGCACAAGACGTAGATCATCCAAATGAGCCCAAACTAGTGAAATGACCGAGAGAATGGCACTACACATGGCGAGAATGTCGGTAACAACGAACACTTGAAAGGCACGTCTATGAGCCAAGGTAGCCATCCCTGAGTGGGGATCGTCATTTCTATAACCACCTGGGACGCTAAATCCACAAGCGAATGTGACGGTGGCTACGAGAGTGGCAACCAATAGGAGTGTGTTGATTCTTTCCTTGTATTTAGTCCTTTTCTTGTAGGAATTGGTATTGACTAGAGGGTGGGCTTGTTGGTCTCCGACTATGCAGAAAGCTGTGGATGTGTTGTTATTGTGGTTACTAGGGGTAGTGTTCACCATGGTCGGCTCCACTATAAGTACGTCGTTAAATTTAAAGTAGTGATATTGTGGGGCGTTTGGAACTCCCGCGTATCTTAAGGATAACCATGTCATTCGCTGCAAAAGTAGGTTTTGTTAGACAAAAAAATAGGGGAAATTCTACGTGGTATCATCGTCAAAACGCCAGTAGTagtacttttgtaagatttttctaaattatagCATCTAGTTTATGCCTTAGCccttatctaactgtcgtagccttattaagtgttggttgttgtctttataatttgtccaaaattatttttttgctctcaaatatttaattaaccATTTTGACGTTTGATTCACCGTTTAATTAATCAAAGCTCTCAAATATTATgacaattttgttttcattattcaaattgttgtctttataattaccctagttaagtacatatgtattagtgcttgaaatgcaccttttgaactttataatcaTAGTTAAGTACGTTAAGTGTACATTATGGCTTATGTAATAGTGCTTAAGGCACCTTTTGTCAaaaatgccaacaatttgaataaaaataaaattgttacaacatttgagagtgttgataaattaaacgttaaattaaatgtcaagATGGtgaatttaatatttaagagtataaaaatggtttaggaaaaattataaagataacAACCCATACTTAATAAGGGTATTAAACATCagaatggtgaattaaacaaaaattgacaagaatttaacgaaaaatgctacAACAGctagataaggcataaattgaatgctaccatatgaaaaaatcttataaaagtgctaccactgaaGTTTCTGGAAAGTTCGATGAGTggaatttcaaaaaatagttaCTCACTTAGCGCTAACAACctttattttaacaaaaattaaaggGCAGTGAACTAACGAAATTCGCAATGCAAATCATACACTGCCTCCGTCCcattaaatttgtattatttttcattttggttcgtcttacttaatttgcatcatttttatatttggaCAATAACCcacactttcttttaatctcatccatatattttaactctatctacaaaatttattttctcttttcattaattagtactttcttaaaaataactcATTCATCTTTCATGCAATTCAAAGAAGACAGAATAGAATAGTATGTATTGGCCTTCATGATGAACTAAGtgacaattattattatgattaccTAATTCAGCAGTAACaacctttatatatatttgtgttggCAACGTACACGAAAATGGTAAAGTTTTCATAGTCAACAATTGGAGAAGAGTAGTACAGGACTTAACTAGTGTTCTTTTTTCATAGTCAATAGTCTATACTATGTTTAATTTTGTGCGTCAATTATTCTATACATGAAGGAATCAATTAAGTAATAcaccttaataaaaaaaaaatattatctacatttttatttgattttctcattttttattttaaatagtttcatttattatttcctaaaaaaatctttctactcatattatatttttttaatatatttagtcttagttatcttaattttaatattatttagtgCTTATAGTTTTCACATAGTTCTCATTAACTTTTAAAACTTTCTTTTAGTGTTTATGGTCCCTTTATTTTTCCATCAaagtgtattatatatatattttaataattatagtatctattttttctctattaatttaatttatttttaatacaataatatctTTACTgtctaaaaaaattcaatttttttaaaaatttttatgaaCATTCCTTATAAAAACATAAAGGGGTGTTTAGGTCATGACTTTTTAGTTAGCTTTTTTGGCTGGCTTTTGACTTTTGGTTGtttggcttgttggttggtcaaagAGTCAAAAGcaatatttggtaaatgacttttaaagaAGGTGAAAATGATatttaagccaaaatgaaaaggCTATTCTAACTAGTTTTTCTgcttggcttttggcttgttagCCCATAAACAACTAACTTTTCCAGCTAGtttaaaaaccaacaaaacaACTAATATTTACAACtagtcaaaaaagtcaaaaaaaaaaatcaatagtaAAGAGCAAAAAgccaattgaaaataaaatacctACCTCTTTAAACGATGCATATTCCCCATAATTGTGAGCCAAGTCAAGAGCagtttctcttttattattttgaagtctCAACAAAACCCTATCATCCCATGTGAATGCATAAACAACACAAGGATGTTTTCCCATGGAAGCCAAATGCAAAGGAGTATTTCCATTTTTATCTTTCATGTTGATCATCGTCGCGCATTCGGGTTGTCGTAAAATAAACTTAACAATCTCTGTTCTTCCGCATGCTGCTGCAACGTGAAGAATACTTTGTCCGTTTTCGGTTAGAAGTAACCATGTCTTTTTAGGTAAGTTCGAGAAGAAAAAATACTTCACTATTTTTAGGTAGCCTCCACTACAAGCCCAATGAATTGGGTACCAACCATTAGCATCCATTTTAAGGGCTTCATTTTCATAGGTTTGGAGGATATATTTAACGCCTTCAAGAAAGCCTGTGTAAGCAGCATATGATATTGGATACCTTTTCTGTTCATCTTCTAGGTACATTATTAAATCCGAAGAAAGGTCGAGTATCTTTTTCATGATATCTgtttattttaacaaaaaaaatatatgtcactcaatttggtatataattaaatatcttGATTTAGATTGTGTTTGCAATTGGAATGGTTGAGGGGTATGATCGAAATCGGAAAATCGGATCGAATCGTGTAATCTTTCAATTATGTGCACTAATATGCTTTGAATAACTAATTATCaaatagtatatttttttttgttaagtttTAAGTGTCAATACaaacttatttgacttcatcgattaagttttgaaaaataatcatttttacttgcaaattaaggaaaatttgaattttatagtcgtattaatataagtatatatatatatatatatatatatatatatatatatatatatatatatatatatatatatatatatatatatatatatatatatatatatatatatatatatatatatatatatatatatatatatatgagtgaaATCTGGATTATATGAAAAATTTTTACCATTGAAAACTATCCTTATAGGTTTAGATCTTGGATCATAGGATCaaagaatcgtgttatgatcctaccatCTAGATTCATGAGCTAAGTAGGATCTCACGATTCTACCAACATTAAGATCCTACTTGCGATTTGAATCAGCCACCCATTTTTAGATCGTTGGATCGTAGAATCATAGATCAGGATCGAGATTCTAATAACTATGAATGTGCACATTTTATAGGTCATTGGAGTCCTTCCTCTCATTGTCATATGATTTTGAGATGTTATCTCTTTGGTTTATGAAATATGTACACCTTGTGTTTTCCCGATTGTTTGTTAGCATTCATAATAAgttaaacttaatttatcaAATAGAGTTCTTTTGAAGAATTTGCGAAGCAAATTGCAATACCAATGCAAAAGTGAGGTAATAATTAAACACatgtaagaaattaaaaaatcaataaaacatTTTTGAATCAGTCCAATCAAAAACTTACTTTAATCATTGTACttctaaaatatgttatatactcttcaATCCTACATTACACACAAATGTTCTCGCATGCCATATTATTCTTATATTTGTTTGCCAAACAATCCATATCTCAACCcataatttttaaacatatcTCTAATTTCTAATTACCTTGAGACTCAAAGCATCGTACACAACCCTGATTAATTCATTTTGGTGTTTGGCAATAAGTTGTTAGATGTTGGCTTTTAAACTAGCTGAAAAAACAAGCTGTTTAttaagatgtttggtaaatttcgGTATTGACTGttggctgtttattagagaaaaaagtaCGCCAGTTAatcaaaatccaaaaaaaactaactggagtatttttttattttggtcaaAAAGTCAATATTTTTTACTAGTTCAAAAGCCAATTATCAAACACTTTTTTGACTGTTTAACTAATCaacaaatcaaaacttaaaatcCAAACAAAAACCTAAACAAAAAGCCATGAATTAAACCCTATTAAATCGAACCAATTCTTGGCTCTCTTTTTAATAGAAAATTGGTTCAGTTGGAAAAAAGGAACTAAGTGGGTCCATTCGTGAAGAGCATTCTGCTTTCATTATCTGTAAGGTCATGTGTTGAGCTAAGACGATCATAGAGCATCAACAAATTGAcactattttaatatttaaggaATAAGGACagtatagaaaataataaatgcaagaataatttataaattagggtttttaagttttagattTTTGAGAGTTATaatcttaatgtttatttttgtttatttttagcgAATTATAGTCTCCAAAATATTAAAGTCTACAGTGTTCAGTCCAAATCAAAGAATTACAACTATTTAACCTAAAATTTCGACCACAAAAATAGTCGAAATTTTGTGATTTGATCTTAACGCTGTAGATTTTGATAATTTGGTAgttataattcgcaaaaaataaatattaaaaatataattccaaaaaattaaaatttaaaagttgtaATTAGTGAATGAAATTGATATGGTGATGCATCCGTACGTCTAA from Amaranthus tricolor cultivar Red isolate AtriRed21 chromosome 3, ASM2621246v1, whole genome shotgun sequence includes:
- the LOC130808512 gene encoding protein ACCELERATED CELL DEATH 6-like, yielding MPVQCHDQFPFEIITSTGKTLISRIIINNIFVYRPIRSNDVHIDSKRRRSNNIIRRASSCENNDMELHNAASNGNLKRTHEAVCRKRELLWKMDSSTGNIPFHLAVINGHKEVASYLVMEYPQGSYTINYSKISPLYLAVRHFPQQYYLELIESMLHKLGRDDGLVSYLQQGKSIIREAIQNNNQEILKTIVKYGPDLMKHCDEEDLTPLSYAASNGLVNMVGFILERYLKSIKYQNKDKSYPIHKACLGGHIDILKMFYSKCPNSLLYEDQRGRTVMHLSAKQRCNKLKIVVNYLLTTKEGMFLLNKKDENGCTPLDLAISNGNNEVQIIIKTAINSFDTRP
- the LOC130807400 gene encoding protein ACCELERATED CELL DEATH 6-like, with product MEQEHHLQTDAQPTDEPISTGSYCIEIQSSSNTNIPESPTNITIHALHISMLLQNDIQGFMSQDINLSDLRSDTNKNSIFHLAASIGRSEFINEFANDNRMLLTLPNLNGDLPIHVAARACQFEVVKNLVRVSEEIGSMLETKNEEGNTALHIALENQQQDMASFLFKKCPKTFYSTNTHKISPLYLAIKAEFWDLVNDMLDRGTTDTEADTDEAETHLMNGYSVIHAAIVAENIDIMKKILDLSSDLIMYLEDEQKRYPISYAAYTGFLEGVKYILQTYENEALKMDANGWYPIHWACSGGYLKIVKYFFFSNLPKKTWLLLTENGQSILHVAAACGRTEIVKFILRQPECATMINMKDKNGNTPLHLASMGKHPCVVYAFTWDDRVLLRLQNNKRETALDLAHNYGEYASFKERMTWLSLRYAGVPNAPQYHYFKFNDVLIVEPTMVNTTPSNHNNNTSTAFCIVGDQQAHPLVNTNSYKKRTKYKERINTLLLVATLVATVTFACGFSVPGGYRNDDPHSGMATLAHRRAFQVFVVTDILAMCSAILSVISLVWAHLDDLRLVLLSLRFALPLLGFSLAMMLFAFISGFYVTVHTLVPRLGIAVLSIGGFSIFTLLIFYIPLILPLSRIRNKFLRYLFHIPFTLMLLACDKSKNGPH